GGTCGAGCACGGCGGTGTAGAGCGCCTGCTGCTCGCTCGTCGTGGGCATGTGCTCGGCGACCATGAACTGCAGCTCGGTGCGGAACAGACCGATCCCGGCGGCTGCGGTCGCCTCCAGATTCGGCATGTCGACCAGCAGGCCGGCATTGATCTGGAGCACGATCGGCACCCCGTCGCGGGTGACGGCCGGCTGGCTCTTGAGCTTGCGGTACTGCTCCTGCTTGCGGGCGCGCAGCCGCGCCTTGTCCTTGTAGGCGTTCTCGACGTCGGGCTGGGGCCGGATCTGGACCTCGCCGGCCTGTCCGTCGACGATGACCGCATCGCCCGACTGGATCAGCGCCGTGGCGTTGACGATCTCGCCCACCGCCGGGATGCCGAGTGCGCGGGCGACGATGGCGATATGGCTGGTCGGCCCACCCTCCTCGAGAACGAGGCCGCGCAGATGCGCGCGGTCGTAGTCGAGCAGCGCGGCCGGGCCCATCGAGCGCGCGATCAGGATCGCGTTTTCCGGCATCTCCTCGCGGGCGACGCCGTTGGCCTTGCCGACGAGGGTGCGCAGGAGCCGGTTGGCGAGATCGTCGAGATCGTGCAGGCGCTCGCGCAGATAGGGGTCGGTCTGGCGCAGCATCTTGGCGCGCGTGTCGGACTGGACGCGCTCGACCGCCGCCTCGGCGGTGAGGCCGGTCAGCACGACCTCGCGCATGCGGCGCAGCCAGCCCTGGTCATGGGCGAACATGCGGAAGGTCTCGAGCACCTCGCGATGCTCGCCAATATGGGCGACGTCGCCTCGCTCGATCAGCTCGTCGATCGAGGCGCGCATCTCCGCAATGGCTGCCTCGAGGCGCTTCACCTCGCCGGCCGGGTTCTCGGCGATCAAGTTGGTGATGGCCACACGCGGCTCGTGCAGCACCGCATGGCCGAGGCCGACGCCATCCGCCAGCGAGACGCCGACGCCATGGATCGGACGGTCGAGGCCGATCGAGGCGCCCGGCCGGGCCAGCGACTTGAGTCCGCCGGCCGCGATCATCTCCGCCATGATCATGGCGGTGGTCTGGAGCGACTCGATCTCCTCGTCGCTGTACAGGCGCGAGGCGCGGTTCTGGATGACGAGGACGCCCATCACGGCGCCGCCGCGCAGAATCGGCACGCCGAGGAAGGAGCGGTAGATTTCCTCGCCCGTTTCGGGGCGATAGGAGAAGGCCGGGTGGTTCTGGGCGTCCGAGAGCGCCAGCGGCTCGGCCTCGCGGGCGATCAGGCCGACGAGGCCCTCGCCGGCGCGCATGGTCGTGAGGTGGACCGCCTCGCGATTCAGGCCCTCGGTGGCGTAGAGCTCGAGCGAGCCGTCCTCACGCAGCACATAGACGGAGCAGACTTCGGCGACGAGATTGCCGGCGATGAGGACGACGAGCCGGTCCAGCCGCTCCTGCGGGCTGATCGACGCCGCCATGACCTCCCGAAGGCGGCGCAGCAGAACGCCCGATCCTCCGTGAGCGCCTCGCATCGATTGTTCGTCCTCCGCCTGCCTGGCCTTCCAGGCCGCTATGCATCGCAGACCTGACACCTGTCATGGCCGAGTCGCAAGCGCTCCCGCCTCGGGCGCTTCTAGCCACCCGCGGCGGTCTTGGGCAAGGGCCGCGGACGCGATGACGCGGAATGGTTGTAGGGCGCGGCGCGGGGACGGGCGTCAGCCACGCGCCTGCGGCTCGGCGGAGGCACCGTTGCCCAGCCCGACCAGGCGGAGGTTCGCCGGTGCGGCCTCCGCCGAACGCGGCTTCTGCGGCGGCTTGCGCGAGCCAGAGCGCCCCTGAGCCGCCTTTGCGGGCTTCGCCGGAAACGGCACGATCTCCGGCTCCGATGGCGCGGCCCCCGACAGCACGGCGAGGTAGTTCTGCGTCCACCAGCCGATATCGGTCGCGGCGATGGTTGCGTAGAGCTTCTCGAAGCGCCGGATGCGCTCGGATTTCGGCATGGCCAGCGCCGTTCGGATGGCCTCCGCGACCTCATGCGTATCGTAGGGGTTGACGATCAGCGCCTCGCCCATCTGATGCGCCGCCCCCGCGAAGCGCGACAGCACGAGCACGCCGGGATCTGTGGGGTCCTGCGCGGCGACATACTCCTTCGCGACCAGGTTCATGCCATCCCGCATAGGGGTCACCAGGCCGACCTGCGCACGCCGGTAGAAGCCCGCCAGCGCGTTTCGGGAGTAGGCTTTCTTGACCACGCGGATCGGGGTCCAGTCGAATTCGCCGAGCGCGGCGTTGAGGCGCCCCGCGACCTCGTCCGATTGCCGGTCGAGTTCGGCATATTCGGGCACGTCCGAACGCGAGGGCGGCGCGATCTGCAGGAGCCCGACGCGGCCGCGCTGGTCGGGGTGGCTGCGCAGGAACTGCCCGAAGGCTTCGAGCCGCTGGACGATGCCCTTCGAATAGTCGAGCCGGTCCACGCCGACCACGAGCTTGCGCTCGCCCAGCGACTGGCGCGTAGCCTTGAGCGGCGTGGTGGCCGAGCGCACGGAAGCCGCCGCGAGCTTGCGGAACGCCTCGACGTCGATGCCGATCGGGAAGGCCTGGACCTGCGTCTGGCGGCGGCCGACACGCAGCCGTCCGCCCTCTACGACGGCGCCGCACATCGCCACGAGGCAGCCCACCAGATTGCCGACATCGGTCTCCGTCTGAAGCCCGACGAGATCATAGGCGGCGATGGTGCTCGCGAGCGTCGAGGCGAAAGGCAACGCGCCGAAGACCTCGGCCGGCGGCCAGGGAATATGGTGAAAATAGCCGATGCGGTTGGTGACGCCGCGGCGGCGCAGTTCGGCCGCCAGCGGGATCAGGTGGTAGTCATGGATCCAGATGATGTCGTCGGGACGCAGCAAACCGATCAGCGCCTTGGCGAAGCGGCGGTTGACCGCGAGGTAGCCGGCGTAATCCACCCGCGAGAACTCGGTGAGGCCGAGCCGGTAGTGCATCAGCGGCCAGAGCGCGCGATTGGAGAAGCCGAGATAGTAGGACTGGCGTTCAGCCTCCGTCAGATCGGTGACCGCATAGGTGACATTGCCACGCTCGACGACGTTCGGTGCGCTGGCCGCCTCCTTGACGTTGCCGCTCCAGCCGAACCAGAGGCCTCCCTGCTGCTCCAGCGCCTCCCGCAGCGCGACCGCCAGCCCACCAGCGGCGGCTTTTTCGTTCCGCTCGGGGATGGTGACGCGGTTCGAGACGATGACGAGGCGCATGGCGGCGATGGTCTCCTGTGGCCTGTTTCCCGCCGTCGCAACGATCCAAATTCGGCAGGGAGCAGGAACAGAACGCCTGCCGCGGCGTAATGTTTCGAGATCGCGTCGCCGGAAATCGGCGCCGGAGTGGCCGTGCTATGGAAAGAGGAAGGCGGGACGGCCCGCGTAATGTCGAATTGCGATGCTGAATAGGGCATGGCCCGCACCGACGATCAGCCGTTCACGGACCGCGGAAACGCCCGGATAGTCATCGAAAGCATTTGATTTCAAACAGGTTTTTTACAATGACCTTCATCGATCCTTCCGTCGCCACGCAGCCCGCGTCCTGGGCTGCGGATCAGCGGGACATCGCGCTGTTCCTCGACTTCGATGGGACGCTCGTCGAGATCGCGCCCTCTCCCGCCGATGTCCGGCTCGATCGGCGTGTCCCTGCGGCGCTCGACACGCTGCGAGGCCATCTGTCGGGCGCTCTGGCGCTCGTCTCCGGGCGGCCGATCTCCTTCCTCGACGACGTGCTGACGCCCTACCGCTTCGACACCGCGGCCCTGCATGGTGCCGATGTCCGCCTCGGAGGCGAAGTGCTGACGCAGGCGCACGCCTCTGCCGAAATGCGGCTGGCCGTGCGGGACCTTGTTCGCTTCGCCAACAGCCATGTCGGCATCATCGTGGAGGACAAGCACATCTCGGTCGCGCTGCACTGGCGCCTCGCCCCGCATGTTCACGACGAGGCACTCGATCTCATGCAGGGCATCGCGGACCGGATCGGCCCGCTCGTGCGGCTGCAGGCCGGTAAGGCGGTGGCCGAACTCGTTCCCGCCAGCGCCAGCAAGGGCACAGCCATCGCCCAGCTGATGCAGGCGGCACCCTATGCCGGCCGCGTGCCCGTCTTCATCGGCGACGACGTCACCGACGAGCATGGCTTCGAGGCGGTGAATGCGCTCGGCGGGCTCTCGATTCGCATCGGCGACGGCGAAACGCTGGCGCCGCTGCGCCTGCCCTCGCCGACCGCGCTGCGTGCCATTCTCCTCAACGCAGCCGACACCGGCCGCCTGACGGCCTCCAGCTTCTATCAAGGATGACGATGACTGTTTCGACGATGCCTGCGGGGCCTCATTCGGCCTCGCTCGACCTCGGCGTGATCGGCAACTGCTCGATCGCGGCCCTCATCGACCGGCGCGCCCGGATCGTCTGGGGTTGTTTCCCGCGCTTCGACCGTGACCCGGTTTTCTGTGCCCTGATCGACAACCAGCCCGATGACGGCGACGCCATGCCCGAAAAGGGTGTCTTCGCGATCGAACTCGTGGGCATGACACGCTGCGAGCAGTCCTACCTCGACAACACCGCGATCCTCTCCTCGGTGCTGTCGGACGATCATGGCAACGCCATCGAGATCCTCGATTTCGCGCCGCGCTTCGTGCGCTATGAGCGCTTCTTCCGGCCGCCGCAGATCGTCCGGCGCGTCCGGCGCATCTCCGGCCGGCCGCGCATCCGCGTGGTCGTGAAGCCCGCGCTCGGCATCGGCGAGGAGCCCGACGAGATCACCCGCGGCTCCAACCATGTCCGCTTCGTCGGGGCCGACCAGACCATCCGCCTGACCACGGACGCGCCGATCTCCTATGTCGTGGACGGCGTGCCCTTTGCAGTGGAGCGGCCCTATTCCTTCTTCATCGGCTCCGACGAGGCGCTTCGCGCCGAGATCGAGGAAACCTCACGCGAGTTCCTAGACAAGACAACGGATTACTGGCGGGGCTGGGTGCGCTCGCTCTCACTGCCTTTCGAATACCAGCGCGAGGTCATCCGCGCGGCGATCACGCTGAAGCTCTGCGCCTTCGAGGAGACGGGCGCCATTGTCGCGGCGCTGACCACCTCGATCCCCGAGGCGCCGGGCACGCAGCGCAACTGGGACTACCGTTTCTGCTGGCTGCGGGACGCCTATTTCGTCGTCCACGCCCTGAACCGGCTCGGCACGACGCGAACGATGGAGGACTATCTCGGCTTCATCACCAACATCGTCGACAGCTTCACCGAAAGCGGCGCCGAGCATCTCCCGCCGCTCTATCCGATCACGAGGGGCGGGACGCTGCGTGAATTCGAGGCAGCCACGCTTTCGGGCTATCGCGGCCACCAGCCGGTGCGCTTCGGCAATGGCGCGGCGATCCAGGTCCAGAACGATGGCTATGGCGCGGTCGTGCTGGCGGCGACCCATGCCTTCTTCGACCAACGCCTGATCCAGCCCGGCAAGGAATCGCTGTTTGGCCAGCTGGAGCGGATGGGGCAGCTTGCCGCCACCTGCTTCGACAAGCCCGATGCCGGCCCCTGGGAGCTGCGCGAGAAGGAGGCGGTGCATTCCTTCTCCAGCGTGATGTGCTGGGCGGCGTGCGATCGTCTCGCCCGCATTGCGGCGACGCTCGGCCGCGCCGACCGCAGCGCATACTGGGAGGCCGAGGCCACGCGCCTCAAGGGCGTGATCCTCGACAACATCTGGAACACCGGGAAGGGTCATCTCGTCTCGACCTTCGGCGGCGACGATCTCGACGCCACCCTCCTGCTGCTCGCCGAGCTCGGCTTCCTGAAGGCGGACGACCCGCGCTATGTCGCGACGGTGGAGGCGATCGGCCGCGACCTGACGCGCGGCGACCTCCTCCTGCGCTACGCGACGCAGGACGATTTCGGCTTCATGCACACCGGCTTCCTGATCTGCGCCTTCTGGTATGTCGATGCGCTGCATGCGATCGGCCGGCGCGAGGAGGCGAAGGCCCTGTTCGGCCGCATCCTGAAACGGCGCAACAGTTTCGGCCTGCTGTCGGAAGACGCTGATCTCGAAACAGGCGAGCTCTGGGGCAACTTCCCCCAGACCTACTCCCATGTCGGGATGATCAACTCGGCGATGCGGCTCAGCCGCAATTGGGAAGAGGCGTTCTGACCAAGGTAAGCGTCATGGTCGGGCTTGCCCGGACCATCTCGTGAAGGAGACCCTCCGGCCCGAGAAGCTCGGGTCGCCGCTCCGCGTCGCCCGAGCATGACGTCTCTGGCGCCTCACTCCATCAGCTTCGCCGCGCGCATCACCGACAGCGCCAGCACCTGCGCGGCGGGCACGATACTCTCGACCTCAAGGAACTCGTCGGGCGTATGGGCCATGCCGCCAATGGGCCCGACGCTGCACAGCGTCGGGCAGCCCTGCGCCGCGGTGAAGCCGGAATCGGCGCAGCCGCCGGTGAACTCGGCGATGGTCGCGATGCCGAAGCCGGCGGACGCTTCGCGATAGGTCTCGAACAGCTTCTGCGAGTCAGACGTCCCTTCCAGCGGCAGGAACTCGCCCTTGATCGAGAGCACGGCGCCCGTGCCTGGCACGACCGGCGTCTCGACAATGGCGCGGATGGCATCCACCATCGCGCTACGCTGGGCGGCCGTGACATAGCGCAGGTCGATCTCGCACCAGGCATGGGGCGCGACCGTGTTGACGGTCTGGCCGCCGCCGATCAGCCCGACATTGACCGTGATGCCCTTCTCGAGATCGGTGAGGCCCTGCAACTTCGGAATCTTGTGACCGAGATCGACGATGGCCGAGGCGCCCTTCTCGTAGTTCGCGCCGGAATGGGCGGGCTTGCCGGTGAATTCGGCGCGCATGAAGACGCCGCCCTTGCGGCCGCTGGTGACCGACTGGCGCCGGTCGCGGGCGAAATCGCTGCCGACAGGCAGGCGGCTGGGCTCGGCGTTGAAGACACAGCGCGATTCCCGCGCCGCCGCCTCGATCACCGGGCGCGAGGACGGCGAGCCGATCTCCTCGTCGCTCGTCGTCAGCATCATCAGCGGGGCGGAGAGGCCGCCACATTCGGCGAAGGCGGCGGCGACGAAAGCCTCGATCACGAGACCTGCCTTCATGTCGGCGACGCCCGGCCCATAGGCCCGGCCATCCTTGATCGAGAACGGCCGTCGCGTCGGCTCACCCTTCGGGAAGACGGTGTCGCGATGGCCGAGCAGCAGTACCGGGCGCTGGTCGTTGGCCGAGGGGTTCGGCAGGCGCGCCTTGACCGCATCGCCATAGCGGCCATCGGGGATGATCTCGACATCGAGCCCGTTGCGCTCATGAAAGCGGGCGATCACCTGCCCGGCGCGATCGACGCCCTCCTTGTCGTAGGAACCGGAATCCGTATCGACCATCTCGCGCAGGAGCGCGACCATCGCGTCCTTGCGGTCGGCGAGCCAGGCCGTGACCTTGGCTTCCTCGGGAGTCATCGCGCTCATGGCTCGTTCTCATGGTTCCGGACGGGACTAGTCGGGACCTTAGACAAGCTGGCTTCCGACCGAAAGCGTATCGCTGCGAGCGGGGCTGCGCAAAAAAAGCGGAGCGCTATTTCGGCGCCGCCATTTTCCGGATCAGCGCGTCACGGGCTGCGCGAGTCTGGGCTCGCAAGGCCTCGTCATCGGGTGTTCGCACCGGCTGTTCGAGCGCCTTGGCGTAATAGCCCAGCGCCAGTTGGTCCGAGGCGATCTCGGCATAGAGATCGCCCAGCCGCTTGTTCGCGATCAGGGCGGCATCGGGCTTCCCTGCCGCGTCCTCGAAGGCGCCGATGGCGCCCGGCGCATCGCCATTGCGGCGTCTCAGTTCGGCCAGCGCCAGCAGGATCCGCACGTCGTCGCTACGAGCTTTGCGCGCCGCATCCGCATCGGCCAGCGCGGCCTTCAAATCGCCCTGCCCGTTACGCGCCTCAATCCGGATCAGCAGCGCCTCTGCATCCGTGGCGCGCGCAGCCAGATGCGCCGTCGCATCCTCGACCGCGCCACTGAAATTGCGCAGCCCGAGCCTGGCCCTGGCCCGCAGCAGAAGCAGGTCCGCCTCGGGCGCAGAAACCGCGAGGGCCGCACCGGCGAAACGCTCGGCCGCGCCGAGGTCGCCCGTCGCGAGATGGATGCGCGCGGCCAACGCCAGCCAGCGCGGCTCCGTGGGCTCGATGCGCAGCGCCATGGCGATGTCAGTCAGTGCGCCGGGATTGTCGCCGCGCAGCAGCAGCCGCGCTCGCTCGCCATAGGCCGAGGCGCGATCGGGCATGCGCCGGATCGCCTCGCTGAAATCGGCATGGGCGGCCCGGCTCTGATTCAGCTGAACACGTGCGAGCCCGCGATGCAGGAACAGATCCGCCATATGCCCGGGCGTGATGCCCATGCTCGCGGCCTTGAAGGGCACCGCTCCCGTCTCGTCGATTGCGGTGGTCAGGTCGGAGGCTGCTTCGAGGGCATTTCCGAGTTTTGCGAAGGCGATCCCGCGGACGGCGCTGGCGCCGCTATGGGCACGATTGGTGGTGAGGACGGCCGAGGCGGCCTCAGCGGCCGCTGCCGCTTCGCCACGCGCCAGGAAAGCCCGCGCGCGCAGCGCCTGTCGCGTCATCTCGTTGCCGAGATGACCCTGCGGCCGGGAATCGAGGGCGGCCAATGCTTCATCCGTCTTGTCGTTCTCGATGAGGGCAATGACGAACAGATCGTCATTGAGAAACTGGCGGCGGTCCTCCGGCACCACGCGCCGGATTTCCCTCAGGTCGGCCAACGCCGCCGCGGCACGGCCAGCCATCAGTTGCATCGTCCCGCGCATCTCGAGGGCATAGGGAGCCGCACCATCGCGCATCAAAATCTGGGTCAGGTCCGCGATGGCCGCCTCATAATCGCCCTTGCCCTCCGCCGCCGTCGCGCGCGTCAGCAACGCCTCTTCGTGCTCCGGTGATCCGGAGGAGGCCCGACGCACGGCACTGTCGGCATCCGCCCAGGCCCGCTCGTAAGGCCGAAGATCGGAATCGTAGCGATAGGTCGACATATGCGCATAGGCGCGGGCGATCGTCGCCGGGAGGTGATCCGGCGCTGCGGCGACGGCGAGATCGAGATCGCCCAGCTGCTCGGCGAAAGGGCGCGCCCGCGAGCGCAGGATCAGTCGATGGGCCCGCTCCTGGGGCGTCGTCGCCGTTTCGACAAGCCGGTCGCAACTCTGGAACCGCAACGGATCGTCGCGCCTGTCGCAGCGCGACTTCAGTTCGGCCTCGTCGAGATCGGCGACGACGATCGGCGCCGGTGTGTCGAGTTCGATGATCCAGGCTGCCGCGACATTTCGGGAGGTCCTGTCATAGGCCATGATCGTATCTGTGCGAGCGGCCGATTGCGCGTAGAGCGCGCGCGCGCCGGGCTTGTCGCCAGCCGCCAGGAGGATCTCGGCCTTGATCTGAACGGCGTCGAACAGCTTCGGGTCGAGCTCGATCGCCTTGTCGGCATCGGTCCGCGCGCCGGCCAGATCCTTCATGGCGAGCTTGACGGCGGCTCGCGTCGCAAAGGCGCGGCCATAGCGCGGCGCCTTCTCGACGACGCGCTCGGCGTCGGCGAGCGCGTCGGCGACCTTGTTCTGCGCCAGCCGCGCTCGCGCCCGGATCTCGTTGAGATCGTGGACGGTCGGGAAAGCCGCGAGACCGTCCGAGGTTTCCTTTTCGGCGAGCTCGTAGGCGTTGAGATAAAAATGGCTGCGGGCCTTGGTGATAAAACCCTCGTTGCCCTTGAAGCCAAGGGTGCGCGCCTGTTCGATCGCCGCGACGGCCTCGCGATATTGGCCCGTGGAGTAATGCAGAAGCCCCATCATATAGTGGCTGCGCGGATGCTCCCGCTGCCAGAACAAGCCCTGGCTGAGATCGGCGCGCGCCCCGGCAAAGTCATTCTGCAGCATCTTCAGGTAGCCGCGATTGGCGTAATTGTCGGCGTCGAAGGGCGCCATCTCGAGCGCCGTGGTGAAATCCGCCATCGCGCCTGCCGTGTTGCCCAGGCCGAAGCGGATCTGGGCGCGGTCGCGATAAAGCGGCATCGCCTTCGGCGCGAGTGTGATCGTCTCACTGTAGTCCTTCTCGGCCTCGGCCAGACGGTTGAGAGCCCAGTAAGCCTGGGCACGGCTGAGCAGGGCCGAGCCCTTCGCCTTGCGGTCCCCGCGCCCCTTGATGATCGTGGTGCAGGCGGCAATCGCCCGCTCGGTCTTCTCGGCCCTGCAGAGCGCGACGGTCTCGGCCTTCTGGGCCAGGGCCGGCGTGGGAGAGAATGCCAGGGCCGCGGCCAGTGGCAGCGCGGCGAGCGATGCGATCCTTGAGAACGAGCAGGCCATCGACCACCCTCCCCTGCCGACCATCGCTGGTTGACGCAGAGGGATCGTAGCAAAGGTCAAGCATGCCGTCATGCCGCTTCGCGCGGCAGTCGGAGCGGGCCACTGGCAGCTGGCTGACGGGGCTCTCGGACCGAAAGCTAGCGCCGCACTTCCGTGGCCATCTTCACCGCGAAGCCCGCGAGCATGCTGCCCATCAGCCAGCGCTGTGCGAGCGCCCAGCCCGGCCTTCGGCGCAGGAACAGCGCAATCGAGCCCGCAGCGCAGGCGATCAGCGCATTCACCGTGACGCTGATCGCGATCTGGACCGAGCCGAGGACCAGCGACTGGCCGAGGACACCGCCGGAAGCGGGATCGATGAACTGCGGCAGAAGCGCGAGATAGAGCATCGCGATCTTCGGGTTGAGCATGCTGGTCAGAAAGCCCATGGCGAGCAGCCTGCGCGGGCTATCGACGGGAAGGTCGCGGATCTGGAAGGGCGAGGCACCGCCCGGGCGGACCGCCTGCCAGGCCAGCCAGAGCAGATAGAGCGCGCCCCCGAACCGCAACGCGTCATAGGCGAAGGGCACCGCGAAAAGCAGCGCCGTGATGCCGAAGGCCGCGCTCAGCATGTAGACGACGAGGCCGAGCGCCACGCCGCCGAGCGAAACCAGACCCGCGAGGCGGCCCTGCGCGATCGACCGCGAGATCAGGTAGATCATGTTGGGGCCGGGCGTGAGCACCATGCCGAGGCAGATCAGGGCGAACGCCGCGAGTTCTTTCGATTCAGGCATCGGCAGCTCCTTGCTGCTCCGGCGTGCCAGATGATGCGGCTGCCCGCAATCTTACCGCCGGCATGCCAGCTCGCCGCGCAGCGCGCAGCCTCCCCCTCGGGAACCCGGCGCCGGAACCACCGTTGTCACCGCTGACCTGGATATCGGGTCGGGGGGATTTCCATGACGCTGTTCAGCCGCCTGCTTTACACGGTGATCGCCTTCACGCTGCTTGCGGCGGCGATCCTGCTCATCGGCGTGGCCGTCTGGCGCACCGCGACAGGCTACTGGACGGGCGAGAACGCGCTGGAATCGATGCTGGACGGCATCGGCCTGATCATCATCGCGGTGGCGGTTGCCGATGTCGGCAAGTTCCTGTTCGAGGAGGAGGTTCTGTCGGACCGGGAGTTGCGGCGCCCGGCCGAGGCGCGGGGCTCGCTGACCAAGTTCATGACCATCATCATCGTCGCGCTGAATCTCGAGGCGCTGGTGCTGATCGCCAAGACCTCCCGCGAAACGATGGGCGACATCGTCTATCCGGGGCTGCTGGTGTTCCTGGCTGCGACGGCGATGGTCGGGCTCGGCCTGTTCCAGAAGCTCAGCCAGAATGCCACCGCCGTGGTGCCGCCGGACCGTCCGAAGGGGAAAGGCGAGAAGCCGCAGGCCCGGGACAGCGCCGCGGAAGCCTGACCGCGGAGCCTCAGCCCTCCGGCTCCAGCAGCATCAGGTCGGTGTCTTCGGGCCTCGCCCCGGCCGCGGTCAGCATGGCGTGGACCTGGCCGCGGTGGTGGGTCTGGTGGTTGAACAGATGGACGACCAGCAACGCGCGGGGCTTGCGCATCTCGCGCTGCGTCGCGCCGGAAAACCAGACGAGATCACCGGCCAGCCATTCGGGCGACAGCCCGCGCGCCCACTCCAGGATCGTGCCGTCGAAGGCGAGCCGCTGCGCGACGAGGTCGGTCCAGTCGGCGACGAGGCCGGCGGATTCGTGGATGCGCTGGGTCGGCTTCGGCGTACCGGCAAAGCGCGACAGCCACATCCGGTCGGCCCAGAGCAGATGGCAGAGCGTGCTGTGGATCGACTTGAAGAAGGCGCCGCGATCCTGCCGGCGGGCCGCTTCGTCCAACGTGGCGGCGGCGGTCAGGAGACTTTCGTTCTGCCAGGCGTTGTAGCGCGCCAGGGTGCGGACATAGCCCGTGTCGATCATGGCCGCCTCCGTTCAGATGACGTTCGTTTCCAGCAGCGGCCGGCCCTCGACGATGCGCTCATGACCGAGCTCGGAGAGGTCCAGCGTGCGATAGCCGCCATGCAGGATGTGCTCGGCGAGACCGCGCCCAACCGCCGGCGCCTGCTGCAAGCCATGCCCGGAAAAGCCGTTG
This portion of the Bosea sp. OAE506 genome encodes:
- the ptsP gene encoding phosphoenolpyruvate--protein phosphotransferase, giving the protein MRGAHGGSGVLLRRLREVMAASISPQERLDRLVVLIAGNLVAEVCSVYVLREDGSLELYATEGLNREAVHLTTMRAGEGLVGLIAREAEPLALSDAQNHPAFSYRPETGEEIYRSFLGVPILRGGAVMGVLVIQNRASRLYSDEEIESLQTTAMIMAEMIAAGGLKSLARPGASIGLDRPIHGVGVSLADGVGLGHAVLHEPRVAITNLIAENPAGEVKRLEAAIAEMRASIDELIERGDVAHIGEHREVLETFRMFAHDQGWLRRMREVVLTGLTAEAAVERVQSDTRAKMLRQTDPYLRERLHDLDDLANRLLRTLVGKANGVAREEMPENAILIARSMGPAALLDYDRAHLRGLVLEEGGPTSHIAIVARALGIPAVGEIVNATALIQSGDAVIVDGQAGEVQIRPQPDVENAYKDKARLRARKQEQYRKLKSQPAVTRDGVPIVLQINAGLLVDMPNLEATAAAGIGLFRTELQFMVAEHMPTTSEQQALYTAVLDQAQGRPVTFRTLDIGGDKVLPYMERVEEENPALGWRAIRIGLDKPRLLRAQIRALLRAGAGRDLKIMLPMIATVDEFLRARTIVDREQAMLAKQGHVPPLSLQLGVMVEVPSLLFELPEIVREADFLSIGTNDLMQFLFAADRENKRVADRFDPLGVGALRALRSIVDAATDANCPITVCGEMGGKPLETLALIGLGYRAFSMSAASIGPVKAMLRALDVGKLTERIDWMLASGEGAASLRPQLAAFAAEFKVPV
- a CDS encoding trehalose-6-phosphate synthase, yielding MRLVIVSNRVTIPERNEKAAAGGLAVALREALEQQGGLWFGWSGNVKEAASAPNVVERGNVTYAVTDLTEAERQSYYLGFSNRALWPLMHYRLGLTEFSRVDYAGYLAVNRRFAKALIGLLRPDDIIWIHDYHLIPLAAELRRRGVTNRIGYFHHIPWPPAEVFGALPFASTLASTIAAYDLVGLQTETDVGNLVGCLVAMCGAVVEGGRLRVGRRQTQVQAFPIGIDVEAFRKLAAASVRSATTPLKATRQSLGERKLVVGVDRLDYSKGIVQRLEAFGQFLRSHPDQRGRVGLLQIAPPSRSDVPEYAELDRQSDEVAGRLNAALGEFDWTPIRVVKKAYSRNALAGFYRRAQVGLVTPMRDGMNLVAKEYVAAQDPTDPGVLVLSRFAGAAHQMGEALIVNPYDTHEVAEAIRTALAMPKSERIRRFEKLYATIAATDIGWWTQNYLAVLSGAAPSEPEIVPFPAKPAKAAQGRSGSRKPPQKPRSAEAAPANLRLVGLGNGASAEPQARG
- a CDS encoding M20 family metallopeptidase; translation: MTPEEAKVTAWLADRKDAMVALLREMVDTDSGSYDKEGVDRAGQVIARFHERNGLDVEIIPDGRYGDAVKARLPNPSANDQRPVLLLGHRDTVFPKGEPTRRPFSIKDGRAYGPGVADMKAGLVIEAFVAAAFAECGGLSAPLMMLTTSDEEIGSPSSRPVIEAAARESRCVFNAEPSRLPVGSDFARDRRQSVTSGRKGGVFMRAEFTGKPAHSGANYEKGASAIVDLGHKIPKLQGLTDLEKGITVNVGLIGGGQTVNTVAPHAWCEIDLRYVTAAQRSAMVDAIRAIVETPVVPGTGAVLSIKGEFLPLEGTSDSQKLFETYREASAGFGIATIAEFTGGCADSGFTAAQGCPTLCSVGPIGGMAHTPDEFLEVESIVPAAQVLALSVMRAAKLME
- the otsB gene encoding trehalose-phosphatase, with amino-acid sequence MTFIDPSVATQPASWAADQRDIALFLDFDGTLVEIAPSPADVRLDRRVPAALDTLRGHLSGALALVSGRPISFLDDVLTPYRFDTAALHGADVRLGGEVLTQAHASAEMRLAVRDLVRFANSHVGIIVEDKHISVALHWRLAPHVHDEALDLMQGIADRIGPLVRLQAGKAVAELVPASASKGTAIAQLMQAAPYAGRVPVFIGDDVTDEHGFEAVNALGGLSIRIGDGETLAPLRLPSPTALRAILLNAADTGRLTASSFYQG
- a CDS encoding glycoside hydrolase family 15 protein, with the translated sequence MTVSTMPAGPHSASLDLGVIGNCSIAALIDRRARIVWGCFPRFDRDPVFCALIDNQPDDGDAMPEKGVFAIELVGMTRCEQSYLDNTAILSSVLSDDHGNAIEILDFAPRFVRYERFFRPPQIVRRVRRISGRPRIRVVVKPALGIGEEPDEITRGSNHVRFVGADQTIRLTTDAPISYVVDGVPFAVERPYSFFIGSDEALRAEIEETSREFLDKTTDYWRGWVRSLSLPFEYQREVIRAAITLKLCAFEETGAIVAALTTSIPEAPGTQRNWDYRFCWLRDAYFVVHALNRLGTTRTMEDYLGFITNIVDSFTESGAEHLPPLYPITRGGTLREFEAATLSGYRGHQPVRFGNGAAIQVQNDGYGAVVLAATHAFFDQRLIQPGKESLFGQLERMGQLAATCFDKPDAGPWELREKEAVHSFSSVMCWAACDRLARIAATLGRADRSAYWEAEATRLKGVILDNIWNTGKGHLVSTFGGDDLDATLLLLAELGFLKADDPRYVATVEAIGRDLTRGDLLLRYATQDDFGFMHTGFLICAFWYVDALHAIGRREEAKALFGRILKRRNSFGLLSEDADLETGELWGNFPQTYSHVGMINSAMRLSRNWEEAF